The following coding sequences are from one Ruminococcus flavefaciens AE3010 window:
- a CDS encoding Na/Pi cotransporter family protein, translated as MEEFSIFNIFTLLGGLAFFLYGMKVMSTGLEKLTGGKLELALKKMTSNQIKALLLGMGITIAIQSSSAMTVMLVGFVNSGIMSLEQTIGVCFGSDIGTTLTAWILSLAGVDGKNPFIKMLKPSSFAPLVALIGVIMIMAAKKNKKKDIGRILVGFAIIMTGMTLMSDAVSPLADSPKFQNVLTAFQNPILGVLVGAGFTGIIQSSAASVGILQAFSQTGALTYGMALPIIMGLNIGTCVTALISSIGVNKNAKRVACIHILIKILGTLILLPISMILESVIHLSIFDQTVGYVGIAVMHSIFNIATTIILLPFSKHIVNLSKIIIKDDAAEEESSKKTITGLDTILLKTPAVAVHTCISATNQMAELTRETILKALELLKGYDEEACDLIIENEDIIDGYEDKINSYLIKLSKSSITGADSRSVSKMMHCVGNFERISDHAVNLVESVQEMHEKGIMFSDECINEITVITDAIAENINKAFDSYVNSDLATAHKVEPLEEVVDNLSTELKNRHIRRLQNDECTVELGYIFQDVLTNLERVSDHCSNIAGCLIETDEKKTLHAYLHDVKENDETFRNEYREYAEEYFRRLSGDSVKAS; from the coding sequence ATGGAAGAATTTTCTATTTTTAACATCTTTACTCTCCTCGGCGGACTTGCCTTTTTCTTATACGGTATGAAGGTAATGTCCACGGGACTTGAAAAGCTCACAGGCGGCAAGCTGGAGCTGGCACTTAAAAAAATGACCTCTAACCAAATCAAAGCACTGCTGCTCGGAATGGGCATAACTATTGCGATACAGTCGTCGTCAGCAATGACTGTTATGCTGGTAGGTTTTGTAAACTCGGGCATTATGTCACTTGAGCAGACTATCGGCGTGTGCTTTGGCTCTGACATCGGAACAACACTTACTGCGTGGATACTCAGCCTTGCAGGTGTTGACGGAAAGAATCCGTTTATAAAGATGCTCAAGCCTTCATCATTTGCACCGTTAGTTGCACTTATAGGTGTTATAATGATAATGGCAGCAAAGAAAAACAAGAAAAAGGACATAGGACGTATCCTTGTAGGCTTTGCCATTATAATGACAGGTATGACTCTTATGTCAGATGCGGTATCACCTCTTGCTGATTCGCCTAAGTTCCAGAATGTACTTACCGCATTCCAGAATCCTATCCTCGGCGTTCTTGTAGGAGCAGGCTTTACAGGCATAATCCAGAGCTCCGCTGCCTCTGTCGGAATATTACAGGCGTTTTCACAGACAGGTGCGCTGACATATGGTATGGCGCTTCCTATAATCATGGGACTTAATATCGGTACTTGCGTAACAGCTCTCATTTCTAGTATCGGAGTAAACAAAAACGCCAAGCGCGTGGCTTGTATACACATACTGATAAAGATACTCGGAACGCTTATACTGCTTCCTATATCAATGATACTTGAAAGCGTGATCCATCTTAGTATATTCGATCAGACTGTTGGCTATGTCGGAATTGCGGTCATGCACTCTATATTCAATATAGCAACGACAATCATTCTCTTGCCGTTCTCAAAGCATATCGTAAACCTTTCAAAGATAATAATCAAGGACGATGCTGCCGAGGAGGAAAGCTCGAAAAAGACAATTACAGGTCTGGACACTATACTCCTCAAAACTCCTGCTGTAGCTGTACACACCTGTATCTCAGCTACAAATCAGATGGCTGAACTCACAAGAGAGACTATCCTCAAGGCGCTGGAGCTATTAAAGGGCTACGACGAGGAAGCCTGTGACCTGATAATCGAAAACGAGGACATAATCGACGGCTATGAGGACAAGATAAACAGCTATCTTATAAAGCTTTCAAAGTCCAGTATCACAGGTGCAGACAGCCGAAGCGTTTCCAAGATGATGCACTGCGTAGGAAACTTCGAGAGAATATCCGACCATGCGGTAAATCTTGTGGAATCGGTTCAGGAAATGCACGAAAAGGGCATAATGTTCTCTGATGAATGTATCAACGAGATAACAGTCATCACCGACGCTATTGCGGAGAATATAAACAAGGCTTTCGACTCATATGTGAACAGCGACCTTGCTACAGCACATAAGGTAGAGCCTCTTGAAGAAGTGGTGGACAACCTGAGCACAGAGCTCAAAAACCGCCATATCCGCAGACTTCAGAACGACGAATGTACAGTTGAGCTGGGATATATCTTCCAGGACGTGCTCACCAATCTGGAGCGTGTATCCGACCACTGCTCAAATATAGCAGGCTGTCTTATCGAGACAGACGAGAAGAAAACTCTCCATGCGTATCTCCATGACGTCAAGGAGAACGACGAGACATTCAGAAATGAATACCGCGAGTATGCAGAGGAGTACTTCCGCAGGCTCAGCGGTGACAGCGTAAAGGCGTCATAA
- a CDS encoding glycoside hydrolase family 9 protein, giving the protein MKNLAKLSRKLTAAAASAVMALTSTASLQPVTTVAADADNNYYEALAMSLYMYDANACGSGITDGPLTWRGDCHTYDAQASVGSLDGSAKSAVDPDGDGKVDVSGGFHDAGDHIKFNLTIGFGINSLALSEYLNEGIYEKAGCKDHLIYELKWGADYLMKTTFLDSSGNVAAVAHVVANGGEDHAIWSSPETQTYARPIYWLTAGKNNSAVCCEMAAGLAGTAYIVKDSDPEYSAKCIKYAKALLEFGQKHTGNEGGGLADFYGTEAQYQDEEAMAQAWLWLCGEGSKPTPVPKNGDYGNQQYDGWVYCWNKVWQGYAALMYKATEDQVFADELKAELQKQGDLVVGTYNADGWGASRYNCAKQMDAIALAKGDKDAAYAKAAKYQMDHILGNNSLGYSFLLGYGDKWPVHIHHRAANPGNDANGASSNPSAKYTAYGLLVGGDDKSGYQDQTDKYQYTEGALDYNGCFAIACAGIANLYGGDAAAMPALAKKADEINADFKFGDSSSIVTTETTTTTTVSNTEPTTTTTTTTSPAPKETITFRPEYYVEEVVSYPTKTVYTVGEDLDFTGVSLKIHSETRWVEANGNRSGIFYGTPRTVDNIAISARDVSIGGENGAIWKGEMANTLPAGEYFVTANTTIYPDNYPEGVHLLNYKQKITYKDASEPTTNLDGSDFEISISRERIAVGDKAILKFEKGANLIPFGTLNYDEDLISLTKSGENTYEIIGLKEGSARISFTGPAGQTKSVTISVGTGVDFGDANCDGGVDLADVVLIMQSLANPNKYGLNGTEKSHITEFGLSNADVNMQSGVTTEDALCIQQYLLKIIKTLPVRS; this is encoded by the coding sequence ATGAAGAATTTAGCAAAGCTTTCGAGAAAGCTTACTGCTGCCGCCGCATCAGCCGTTATGGCGCTGACTTCAACGGCGTCGTTACAGCCTGTAACAACGGTCGCTGCGGACGCAGACAACAACTACTATGAAGCACTTGCAATGTCGCTCTATATGTACGACGCAAATGCCTGCGGAAGCGGTATCACCGACGGTCCGCTCACATGGCGCGGAGACTGCCACACCTACGACGCACAGGCGTCTGTGGGAAGTCTTGACGGCTCGGCAAAGTCCGCAGTCGATCCCGACGGCGACGGGAAAGTCGATGTTTCGGGGGGCTTCCACGACGCAGGCGACCACATCAAATTCAACCTCACTATCGGCTTCGGCATAAACAGTCTGGCACTCTCCGAGTACCTCAACGAGGGCATCTACGAGAAGGCAGGCTGCAAGGATCACCTTATATACGAGCTGAAATGGGGCGCTGACTACCTTATGAAGACTACCTTCCTCGACAGCTCGGGCAATGTGGCTGCTGTAGCTCACGTTGTTGCAAACGGCGGCGAGGATCACGCTATATGGTCATCTCCAGAGACTCAGACCTATGCAAGACCTATATACTGGCTCACAGCAGGCAAGAACAATTCCGCGGTATGCTGCGAAATGGCAGCAGGTCTGGCAGGTACGGCTTATATAGTGAAGGACTCAGATCCCGAATACTCCGCAAAGTGTATCAAATACGCCAAGGCGCTCCTTGAATTCGGTCAGAAGCACACAGGCAACGAGGGCGGCGGTCTTGCCGACTTCTACGGCACTGAGGCTCAGTATCAGGACGAGGAAGCTATGGCTCAGGCTTGGCTCTGGCTCTGCGGCGAGGGCAGCAAGCCCACACCCGTCCCAAAGAACGGTGACTACGGCAATCAGCAGTATGACGGCTGGGTATACTGCTGGAACAAGGTTTGGCAGGGCTATGCAGCTCTGATGTACAAGGCTACAGAGGATCAGGTCTTTGCTGATGAGCTCAAGGCTGAGCTCCAGAAGCAGGGCGACCTTGTAGTAGGCACATACAACGCTGACGGCTGGGGCGCTTCACGCTACAACTGCGCTAAGCAGATGGACGCTATCGCTCTTGCAAAGGGCGACAAGGACGCTGCCTACGCAAAGGCTGCAAAGTATCAGATGGATCATATCCTTGGAAACAACAGTCTCGGCTACAGCTTCCTGCTGGGCTACGGCGACAAGTGGCCCGTACATATCCACCACCGCGCAGCAAACCCGGGCAACGACGCAAACGGTGCTTCGTCCAATCCTTCCGCTAAGTACACAGCTTACGGTCTCCTCGTAGGCGGCGACGACAAGAGCGGCTATCAGGATCAGACAGACAAATACCAGTACACCGAGGGTGCGCTGGACTACAACGGCTGCTTCGCAATTGCCTGCGCAGGTATCGCCAACCTCTACGGCGGCGACGCGGCTGCAATGCCCGCACTTGCAAAGAAAGCAGACGAAATAAATGCAGATTTCAAGTTCGGCGACAGCTCGTCTATCGTTACAACTGAGACTACGACCACAACTACCGTTTCAAATACTGAGCCAACAACTACAACTACTACGACCACATCACCGGCACCTAAAGAAACAATTACTTTCAGACCTGAATACTATGTGGAGGAGGTAGTCTCATATCCCACAAAAACAGTTTATACTGTAGGTGAAGATCTCGATTTTACAGGCGTTTCCTTAAAGATACACTCTGAGACACGCTGGGTAGAAGCAAACGGAAACAGGTCAGGTATATTCTACGGCACACCTCGCACAGTAGACAATATCGCTATCTCTGCAAGAGACGTATCTATAGGCGGCGAAAACGGCGCTATATGGAAAGGCGAAATGGCAAATACTCTGCCCGCAGGCGAATATTTTGTCACAGCCAATACAACGATATATCCCGACAATTACCCCGAAGGCGTTCATTTGCTGAACTACAAACAGAAGATCACATACAAGGACGCTTCGGAACCTACTACAAACCTTGACGGCTCAGACTTTGAGATAAGCATCAGCCGCGAAAGGATAGCTGTAGGCGACAAGGCGATACTGAAATTTGAAAAGGGCGCAAACCTCATTCCATTCGGTACTCTGAACTACGATGAAGACCTTATCTCCTTGACAAAGAGCGGTGAGAATACCTATGAGATCATCGGACTGAAAGAGGGCTCGGCACGCATAAGCTTCACAGGTCCCGCAGGTCAGACAAAGTCTGTTACTATCTCAGTAGGCACAGGCGTTGACTTCGGCGACGCAAACTGCGACGGCGGCGTTGACCTTGCAGACGTTGTGCTTATCATGCAGTCCCTTGCAAATCCAAACAAGTATGGTCTCAACGGCACGGAGAAGTCACATATCACAGAATTCGGACTTTCAAACGCTGATGTAAACATGCAGAGCGGTGTTACCACAGAGGACGCTCTCTGCATACAGCAGTACCTGCTGAAGATCATCAAAACATTACCAGTAAGATCATAA
- the rnr gene encoding ribonuclease R → MSEKPKKKQSAKKVSSPLSVESYKNKIVTFLKAYGKKSMPLSELESKCRTKKSGRENFTAAFAELRTEGVVMMKKGMKAALCSRMNVYPGTVTRLSRTFGFAVTDEGIEYFIPGKCMLGAMPNDRVLISAIPSRSGEPEGEVLDILEFGSSQLTGRIEFEDGKPYLVPDTASRNHVIIVKEESVPFENGDKVLAEIVYRGRRHAEHKVKITLVFGSSEYAASSAASILVIHGAPTAFPEEVLREARKIAEGGVQEYSFNNREDLRDMDIFTIDSAESKDLDDAVSVTKTRKGYCLGVHIADVSHYVKGNSALDKEALMRGTSIYYADKVIPMLPKELSNGICSLNPDEDRLTLSAFMELDKEGNMLSYRFCKSVIRSRVKGVYSEINRILDGTATDEINAKYAMVRKSIDLMNELADKLIEKKKLRRAPEIETTESKLIINEDGICCDVQPRERGKSERIIEEFMLTANEAAAKLAKDKKVPFVYRIHEAPPEAKTEALHEILPKYGFECPHFSEFKPVHAAKILEEAKGTDKFEAVNMLVLRSMAKAKYSHEPLGHFGLVLEDYAHFTSPIRRYPDLAIHRIITDILAGYNNDWLSKRYEGFAVNAAERSSAAEIRAVTIERECEDCYKAEYMKAHLGESFTAKISGVTEFGFYAELPNTVEGLVHIRTLPEGEYDYSEPVSLTERFSGVSYTLGQTVQVVCAAVNVSDGTIDFVLDDDEQEEEQ, encoded by the coding sequence ATGTCAGAAAAACCAAAAAAGAAACAATCAGCCAAAAAAGTCAGCTCTCCCCTTTCCGTGGAAAGCTATAAAAATAAAATAGTCACATTCCTGAAAGCATACGGCAAGAAGTCCATGCCCCTCAGCGAGCTGGAGTCCAAGTGCAGGACGAAAAAATCAGGCAGGGAGAACTTCACCGCAGCCTTTGCGGAACTCCGCACCGAGGGCGTTGTCATGATGAAAAAGGGCATGAAAGCAGCTCTGTGCTCACGTATGAACGTGTACCCCGGTACTGTCACAAGGCTCAGCAGAACATTCGGCTTTGCTGTTACCGACGAGGGCATTGAGTACTTTATCCCGGGAAAATGTATGCTTGGCGCTATGCCCAACGACAGGGTGCTCATCTCCGCTATCCCCTCACGCTCAGGTGAGCCCGAGGGCGAGGTGCTGGATATACTGGAGTTCGGCAGCTCACAGCTGACGGGACGTATCGAATTCGAGGACGGCAAGCCTTATCTCGTCCCCGATACTGCTTCCCGAAACCACGTCATCATAGTAAAAGAGGAGAGCGTCCCTTTTGAAAACGGCGACAAGGTGCTGGCGGAGATAGTCTACCGCGGCAGACGCCACGCCGAGCATAAGGTAAAGATAACTCTCGTTTTCGGCAGCTCGGAGTACGCGGCTTCATCGGCGGCTTCAATACTTGTGATTCACGGCGCTCCCACAGCCTTCCCCGAGGAGGTGCTGAGAGAAGCCCGCAAGATAGCCGAGGGCGGCGTGCAGGAGTACTCCTTCAACAACCGTGAGGATCTCCGCGATATGGATATATTCACCATTGACAGCGCCGAGTCCAAGGACCTGGACGACGCGGTATCCGTTACAAAGACGAGAAAGGGCTACTGCCTCGGCGTTCACATCGCCGATGTCTCCCACTATGTCAAGGGCAACAGCGCTCTTGACAAGGAAGCCCTCATGCGCGGTACAAGTATATACTACGCCGACAAGGTCATTCCCATGCTCCCCAAAGAGCTGTCAAACGGTATCTGCTCCCTCAATCCCGACGAGGACAGGCTTACGCTGTCGGCTTTCATGGAGCTTGACAAAGAGGGAAATATGCTCTCCTACCGCTTCTGCAAGAGCGTTATCCGCTCCCGCGTAAAGGGCGTATATTCGGAGATAAACCGCATACTTGACGGCACAGCAACAGATGAGATAAACGCAAAATACGCCATGGTCCGCAAGAGCATAGACCTTATGAACGAGCTGGCTGACAAGCTCATAGAGAAGAAAAAGCTGCGCCGTGCTCCAGAAATAGAGACCACCGAAAGCAAGCTCATAATCAATGAGGACGGCATATGCTGCGACGTACAGCCCCGCGAGCGAGGCAAGTCCGAGCGCATCATCGAGGAGTTCATGCTCACAGCCAACGAAGCGGCAGCAAAGCTTGCCAAGGATAAGAAAGTCCCCTTCGTGTACCGTATACATGAAGCTCCCCCCGAAGCAAAGACAGAGGCGCTCCACGAGATACTGCCGAAATACGGCTTTGAGTGTCCCCATTTCAGCGAGTTCAAGCCCGTTCACGCGGCTAAGATACTTGAAGAAGCCAAGGGCACGGACAAGTTCGAGGCAGTCAATATGCTGGTGCTCCGCTCAATGGCAAAGGCAAAGTACTCCCACGAACCGCTGGGACATTTCGGACTGGTGCTGGAGGACTACGCACACTTCACCTCGCCTATACGCCGCTATCCCGACCTTGCTATACACCGCATAATCACCGATATACTGGCTGGCTACAACAACGACTGGCTCAGCAAGCGCTACGAGGGCTTTGCAGTCAATGCTGCGGAGCGTTCATCGGCGGCGGAGATACGCGCCGTAACTATCGAGCGCGAGTGCGAGGACTGCTACAAGGCGGAATACATGAAGGCTCACCTTGGTGAGAGCTTCACAGCTAAGATATCGGGCGTTACGGAGTTCGGCTTCTATGCTGAGCTCCCCAACACCGTGGAGGGACTTGTCCATATAAGGACGCTCCCCGAGGGCGAATACGATTACTCCGAGCCTGTCTCTCTTACAGAGAGGTTCAGCGGAGTGTCATATACACTGGGTCAGACCGTTCAGGTGGTCTGCGCCGCAGTAAACGTCAGCGACGGAACGATAGATTTCGTCCTTGACGACGATGAACAGGAGGAAGAACAATGA
- a CDS encoding ABC transporter substrate-binding protein, translating to MSDMKRIFAAVLAVGTVFSAASCSKKKNDTSSDSSPESVVSTGKKESSSHTVTESGSMDIVWLSDFDLNPEEGAKSTALSIFEDVYGGSITFVPVSPEEKFTKLDQMIQAGEEVDMFPYDMSVFPEGVIKDRFQPLDSYFKDMGVDDGMWEDMSPVIDMFAYKGKHYVVPFSVSEPQILTYSRKLMKDSGIDDPYTLYKDGKWDWNVFHNMINTFALKESSLHHFGISGFYGRAMLASSGTSVVSLEGDSFKNNIADPKIARAEVIMQDIQSRWLYNKSLKGSFQTDYSTLFYASSDSTLATSNRIFSEADLMIVPFPRCPETDKYHVACDYDARMLVKNSSKGRAVATYLKCERIAASDEKFTAKAKEQALKTMTEEQYNALQEYKNIAKSQPVFDFGYGMGETMLKDGDCNFDTRGAMDNISTAFLEGSSPVGSWEELRDRMSPIIDEEIKKYN from the coding sequence ATGTCAGATATGAAAAGGATATTTGCTGCCGTTCTCGCAGTGGGAACCGTCTTCTCCGCAGCTTCGTGCAGCAAAAAGAAAAATGATACATCTTCCGACAGTTCTCCCGAATCTGTTGTTTCTACAGGCAAAAAGGAGAGCAGCTCCCATACTGTCACCGAAAGCGGCAGCATGGATATAGTATGGCTGTCGGATTTCGACCTCAATCCCGAGGAGGGCGCAAAGTCCACGGCTCTGTCCATATTTGAGGACGTCTACGGCGGCAGCATTACCTTTGTGCCCGTTTCCCCCGAGGAGAAGTTCACAAAGCTCGACCAGATGATACAGGCAGGCGAAGAAGTGGACATGTTCCCCTACGATATGAGCGTGTTCCCCGAGGGCGTTATCAAGGACAGGTTCCAGCCCCTTGACTCCTATTTCAAGGATATGGGCGTGGACGACGGAATGTGGGAGGATATGTCTCCTGTCATAGATATGTTCGCATACAAGGGCAAGCACTATGTGGTCCCGTTTTCTGTTTCGGAGCCCCAGATACTGACCTACAGCAGAAAGCTTATGAAGGACTCGGGCATCGACGACCCGTATACTCTCTACAAGGACGGCAAATGGGACTGGAACGTCTTCCATAATATGATAAATACATTCGCATTAAAGGAGTCCTCGCTCCACCACTTCGGCATAAGCGGCTTCTACGGCAGAGCTATGCTGGCTTCAAGCGGCACCTCCGTTGTAAGCCTTGAGGGTGACAGCTTCAAGAACAACATCGCAGACCCCAAGATAGCCAGAGCAGAGGTGATAATGCAGGATATCCAGTCGCGCTGGCTGTACAACAAGAGTCTCAAAGGCTCATTCCAGACAGATTACAGCACTCTGTTCTACGCTTCGAGCGACAGCACTCTGGCTACATCAAACAGGATATTCTCCGAGGCAGACCTTATGATAGTTCCTTTCCCGAGGTGTCCCGAGACCGACAAGTACCACGTTGCCTGCGACTACGACGCAAGAATGCTGGTGAAGAATTCCTCAAAGGGCAGAGCTGTTGCAACATATCTCAAATGCGAGCGCATTGCGGCTTCCGACGAGAAGTTCACAGCCAAGGCAAAGGAACAGGCTCTCAAGACCATGACCGAGGAGCAGTACAACGCACTTCAGGAGTATAAAAACATCGCAAAGTCCCAGCCTGTCTTTGATTTCGGCTACGGCATGGGTGAGACTATGCTGAAGGACGGCGACTGCAATTTCGACACAAGAGGCGCTATGGACAATATATCCACAGCCTTTTTGGAGGGCAGCTCTCCCGTAGGCTCATGGGAGGAGCTCCGCGACAGAATGTCTCCCATTATCGACGAGGAGATAAAGAAGTATAACTAA
- a CDS encoding glycoside hydrolase family 9 protein encodes MNKLNRLKSAIISGAVAVSALAAPLSAVSPSLTATAADGDNYAKLLQYSLYFYDANMCGNNSDCALTWRGNCHMNDVVPGGFHDAGDHVMFGQPQGYAASTLGWSYYEFKDAYEATGQGAHLKVITDKFCKFFRDATKLNGNTVSEVLIEKGEGNTDHAYWGAPETQGDRGRMLWSSGGAANVTAEYAAALAANYVNFGNADDLKYAKALYEFSKKDKGFYSAGTFYDAHWTGSEDEIAWAAGWLYLATKEDTYLNDLKNCPIAYSVHSWESVQLGAAILKGEITGDWGNASELGKFNGDGYYFANEWGSARHNATAQLCSLVAAKYNKANSSWAKGQMQYLTGDKAFANGQSHCLVVGFKSNSSKNPHHRAASPDVDASKGNDGQNNKYLLVGALCGGPLDANGTYQDVRSDYQGNEVAVDYNAGFVGAAAGLYHFYKTGSTVSTIEGVKKIYSGSSSSTPDPVTTPTTTTTKPDNGNNNNNTTTTTKPNTSSGSGKTLLPADMKVGVEEGDDGEMNNYAEFSPDGAKKATLYLKVNTNDTEVSGGFGTWTGTWDQVEFSGVKVNSDKTVAIDYDIPSKVGSTIKAMVWWPHGNGVTIEKIVLDGDGSNNSASAKTTTKPNNGNNTTTTTKPDNSSSSSSGNDKVLTASDMKVDTEEGDDGKINNYAEFAPDGAKSCTLYLKVNSSDTEVSGAFGTWTGEWEQEDFKGVKVGSDKTVAIDYTFPSKVGSTIKAMVFWPHGDDVTIEKVVLHTSGSSSNVTTTRVTTTTTRTTTKETTTTTRTTTTTAPNKELDAKLLGDANCDNQVDLSDVVLIMQSLANPNKYGLNGSDRTHLTEQGQANADVHRRGNGVTSNDALAIQMKLLNLISSLPVDQV; translated from the coding sequence ATGAACAAATTAAACAGGCTGAAATCAGCCATCATCAGCGGCGCTGTCGCTGTTTCCGCTCTTGCAGCACCTCTCTCAGCGGTGTCTCCCTCTCTCACAGCAACTGCGGCTGACGGCGATAACTATGCAAAGCTCCTTCAGTACTCCCTCTATTTCTATGACGCAAATATGTGCGGCAACAACTCCGACTGTGCTCTCACATGGAGAGGCAACTGCCACATGAACGATGTAGTTCCGGGCGGTTTCCACGACGCAGGCGACCACGTAATGTTCGGTCAGCCACAGGGCTATGCAGCTTCTACACTTGGCTGGTCCTACTACGAGTTCAAGGACGCTTACGAGGCTACAGGTCAGGGCGCACATCTCAAGGTAATAACTGACAAATTCTGTAAATTCTTCCGTGACGCTACAAAGCTCAACGGCAATACAGTTTCTGAGGTACTTATCGAAAAGGGCGAAGGAAACACAGACCACGCTTACTGGGGCGCTCCCGAAACACAGGGCGACAGAGGCCGTATGCTCTGGTCCTCAGGCGGTGCAGCAAACGTTACAGCCGAGTACGCAGCAGCTCTCGCAGCTAACTACGTAAACTTCGGCAACGCTGACGACCTCAAGTACGCTAAGGCTCTTTACGAATTCTCAAAGAAGGATAAAGGCTTCTATTCAGCAGGCACCTTCTACGATGCACACTGGACAGGCTCTGAGGACGAAATAGCTTGGGCAGCAGGCTGGCTGTACCTTGCTACCAAGGAAGATACATACCTCAATGACCTGAAGAACTGTCCTATCGCTTACTCAGTTCACTCATGGGAGAGCGTACAGCTCGGTGCTGCTATCCTCAAGGGTGAGATCACAGGCGACTGGGGCAACGCAAGCGAGCTCGGCAAGTTCAACGGCGACGGCTACTACTTCGCTAACGAATGGGGCTCTGCAAGACATAACGCTACTGCTCAGCTCTGCTCACTGGTCGCAGCTAAGTACAACAAGGCTAATTCCTCATGGGCTAAGGGTCAGATGCAGTACCTCACAGGTGACAAGGCATTCGCAAACGGACAGTCACACTGTCTCGTTGTAGGCTTCAAGTCCAATTCATCTAAGAATCCTCACCACAGAGCAGCTTCTCCCGATGTTGACGCAAGCAAGGGCAACGACGGACAGAACAACAAGTACCTCCTTGTAGGTGCTCTCTGCGGCGGTCCTCTTGATGCTAACGGAACATATCAGGACGTTCGTTCAGACTATCAGGGCAACGAGGTCGCTGTTGACTATAACGCAGGCTTCGTTGGTGCAGCAGCAGGTCTTTACCACTTCTACAAGACAGGCTCTACTGTATCAACTATCGAGGGCGTTAAGAAGATCTACAGCGGTTCTTCTTCAAGCACTCCCGACCCTGTAACAACTCCTACAACCACAACAACCAAGCCCGACAACGGCAACAACAATAATAATACAACAACCACAACAAAGCCAAACACTTCATCAGGCAGCGGCAAGACTCTTCTCCCTGCTGACATGAAGGTAGGCGTTGAAGAGGGTGACGACGGCGAGATGAACAACTACGCTGAGTTCAGCCCCGACGGTGCTAAGAAGGCTACACTTTACCTCAAGGTAAACACAAACGACACTGAGGTATCAGGCGGCTTCGGTACATGGACAGGTACATGGGATCAGGTAGAGTTCTCAGGCGTTAAGGTTAACTCTGACAAGACAGTTGCTATCGACTACGATATCCCATCAAAGGTCGGTTCAACTATCAAGGCTATGGTTTGGTGGCCTCACGGCAACGGCGTTACTATCGAGAAGATAGTTCTCGACGGCGACGGCAGCAACAACAGCGCAAGCGCAAAGACAACAACAAAGCCAAACAACGGCAACAATACCACAACAACTACAAAGCCAGACAACAGCTCTTCATCAAGCAGCGGAAACGACAAGGTCCTCACTGCTTCTGACATGAAGGTCGATACAGAGGAAGGCGACGACGGCAAGATCAACAACTATGCTGAGTTCGCACCGGACGGAGCTAAGTCATGCACACTTTACCTCAAGGTAAACTCCAGCGACACAGAGGTTTCAGGTGCTTTCGGCACATGGACAGGCGAGTGGGAGCAGGAAGACTTCAAGGGCGTAAAGGTAGGCTCTGACAAGACTGTAGCTATCGACTACACATTCCCGTCAAAGGTTGGCTCAACTATAAAGGCTATGGTATTCTGGCCTCACGGTGACGATGTTACTATCGAAAAGGTAGTTCTCCACACAAGCGGCTCTTCAAGCAACGTAACAACAACAAGAGTTACAACAACTACTACAAGAACAACTACAAAGGAAACAACCACAACCACAAGAACTACAACTACTACAGCTCCTAACAAGGAACTCGACGCTAAGCTCCTCGGTGACGCAAACTGCGATAATCAGGTAGACCTTTCAGACGTAGTTCTTATCATGCAGTCACTTGCTAACCCCAACAAGTACGGTCTCAACGGTTCTGACAGAACACACTTGACTGAGCAGGGTCAGGCTAACGCAGACGTTCACAGAAGAGGTAACGGTGTTACTTCAAACGACGCTCTCGCTATCCAGATGAAGCTCCTCAACCTTATAAGCTCACTTCCTGTAGATCAGGTTTGA
- the secG gene encoding preprotein translocase subunit SecG: MSTLEIAGGIAILVISLITIILCLSQEQKSQDSMTAALTGASADSFYGKNEGRTKEAILAKITRFLSILLFIVVLAVNIIPIFTK, translated from the coding sequence ATGTCAACTTTAGAGATCGCCGGCGGTATCGCTATACTCGTCATCAGCCTTATCACCATTATCCTCTGCCTTTCACAGGAGCAGAAATCACAGGACAGCATGACTGCTGCTCTTACAGGTGCAAGCGCTGATTCTTTCTACGGCAAGAACGAGGGCAGAACTAAGGAAGCTATTCTTGCTAAGATCACAAGATTCCTTTCAATCCTTCTTTTCATTGTTGTACTTGCGGTAAATATCATACCGATCTTCACAAAGTAA